The Setaria viridis chromosome 2, Setaria_viridis_v4.0, whole genome shotgun sequence DNA window TAATCAAGGTCATAAGATGCATCATCACTTTTGTTTGCATATCACCCAATCAGATTTTctccatgtctagcttggtatTATAACAAACAGCTTCAGGGCAACACCATCTACGTGGCAAAAATGACTGAGCTTGTTACGCATAGCCCAAGCTGGGTACATTACAGGTAGCATCACAGCAGCAGCGACTCACCAATGACCATGCAGAGGAGCTTCCTGGGGCGGATCGGACAAGGCCGAAAAGGTGGTCGATGTAATCAAAAATCGACTCGAACACCTCTTCAAAGGTGGTGGGCGCCGGCTGCAGGAAGAAAGACCGTATAGCCGTGAGATCGAGAGCTGAGCAAACACCAGCTGGGGTTCGGGAGGCCGGAATCGAGCAGGATCGAATGCGTACCCGGCCTTCGGGGTGGAAACAGGGGTGAATGATCTTGATGCCATTCATGTCGAGGTAGAGGTTGTCAAACCCGATGCCGTTAGGGTTGGGGCGGTGGAGGTCGACGGGGACAAAGGCACGACTCGGAGGCGGATCTGCGGAAGCGCGAGCGCAGACGCGGCCGCGAGAGGCCGGCGCTGCGGGGCCCGGCTCCGTCGGAGGCCCCCAGCAGCGAGAGCGCGctgagcgcgaggaggaggagcagcgccgCCATGACTGCCATCGACGGCCCCCCGGGGGCAGGCATCATGGGACGGACCGTAAAAACATCACctctttagttttttttattagcTGTAGAGATTTTGTAGAAGCTCCCAACACTTTCATTGATAACTTATGCCCTGAGAACAATTGTAGCCTGCTTGTTCACTATGGGATATTGCTATAGAATATTAACACAGGATTTTGTACAGTATTATTAATAGTCTTTTTAATGAAACTGTACAAAATCAGATAGTGTACAAAAAAGTTTACTACCATCAAGAAATAGTACAAGTTTAGAGGATCTGAACATGAAGTTAATTACTATGGCATGGCCCGTCCCTATAAATGCTTCCACGCAAATAAATTCGTAACTTTTTCATATATAATttcggatgaatacaaactttacaTGCCTATGAGAGTTTTGTAATTTCTATTTTGGTACCTACTGCAGTGCATGCGAAAAGAAAATGCTAGCTGCTCGTTGAAAATTGTTGGATCCATATTATCCTATGTTTTTTAACTGATTAATTTGTTGTGTCTCGTACACGTGCAACCATTTTTCATTTGCTCTTGATTGGTATGCACATACAACTAAAAGAAGGAAGGAGCACATGCATGAGCGCTTCTCACGCACGACGCGTCCATGGCGTAAGACTCGGACGCCCAACGCCGTCCACACATGTCGTGAGCTCGTGCAAGAAACAACAGAAAGCACAAGTTTAGGGATTTGCTAACAAATCCAAGTGATGAACGTACCATTCTCATCTCGCCAACGACAGAGTACTCCTTCCTTCATCTGGAACTGGAAGCAGCGCATTACTAGCTTCCCCTGATGAGACAGTTGAGATCGAATCATGGAAGAGACGACGATCATCCCCAGGCCGGAAAAGCTGATGATCAATTGCTACTTGAGGCTTCGGGCGGTAACAGCCAACATTGCAAGAGCTCTGGGGTTCCTGGCAGTGTCTTGGTCCACCGTCGTGCTCCTCGGCAGCTTCGTCCACGACCTGCCACCCAAGGAGTTCAGGCTTCTCACCGCACTCACCTTCGTCTTGGCATTGAGGCCGTTTTCTAGATAAGTGACCTGGGACCTCTCTCCTTCTACTTGGGGATCAAGGTGCACTAGACGACTCCATCATCACACTTTGACACACTGCCTACGCAAGCACGTTGTTGAGCTGAGTGGGCTCACCGACTATAACCCAGCTCTCACACTGATGGAGGAGAGGCTAAAGCTGAGCCATGACAGCACGGCTGAGGAGGTGGATGCTACACACTACCGACGGcttgtggggagccttcgctacCTCGCCCACATGCGGCTGGACTTGGCGTTCTCCGTCGGCTACGTCAGTCGGTTTAtgcagcgaccgacgacggaGCACCTGCAGGCCCTCAAGAGGATCCTCCGCTATGTTGCGGGGACTCTCAACTACGACCTCCACTACCTGAGGTATCCCTGGACGGCACACTTCATTAGCTACAATGACAGCAACCACGTCGGCAACATCaacaccagcaagagcacgagcaggatgttcttcttccttggcaAGTGCCTCGTCAGCTGGCAGCcggtcaagcagcaggtggtggccctATCCAGTTGTGAGGCCGAGTATATTGCTGCTTCTTCTGCTTCGACTCCGGCTCTCTGGCTCGCTCGGCTGCTCGGCGATCTTCTTGACAAGGATGCTGAAGCagtggagctcagggtggatAGCAAGTCTGCTTTGGCTCTGGCGAAGAATCCTATCTTTCACGAGTGAAGCAAGCACATCAGAGTGAGgtaccacttcatccgaggTTGCTTGGAGGAAGGGAGTGTCAGGGGGAACTACGTCAACACAAAGGATCAACTCGCCGACCTTCTTACCAAGTCCCTTGGAAGAATCAAGTTCCAAGAACTCTGCTCTAGGATTGGGATGGTCGAGTTGCCGCTCAAGACACGCAAGACTTTGGGGGAGATTGATAGAATAAGTcttgtgtgttgggtgtgcatTTATCTATCTATATACTTAACTTTGATACCTTTTTAATAATTGTTGGATGCTTTACTTAGTTTCCAAGCCACCTACTATGGTTGGTCTATATGTACCCCAAACTGCTATCTATTATGGTGTGGAATGAGAAAGAGATATTTTGGGCTAACAAGTGAAACCATCAGATACTGCAACTGAAAGCTTCAGGCTGAGGCAGCAGCCGAGAGCCGGTTGTGTCGTTCCCTTGAGTAATTGCTTTCTGCCGGTGGCTCACCTGGGATAAATTCGAAACACGAGGCAGGCAGCGTTCGTTTGACAAGCTGGACTTGTCTAAACAAAAATGTTATGACGACGGCCGAGCCATTAGAAAAATAGAGCTTACACCTGATTGGGTTTTACACCGGATCCGGTGCTTTCTCTAGATGGGCTGACTTGTGATCGGAGTAGTTTTTGATATGATCATCGTCGTAATCGGCTCAGGTTACATCATGGTCCTTTAAAGACGAAGTCGAGGCTCGTGGGTTTTTCCGATCCACATGATTAGAGCTTATTCTTAATGGTAATGAATGCTTCAGGAAGGTTGTTCCcactgattttttttaagaaaagatGCATTTTATTTTGCAtggacaaagaaaaaaaatacttttaatTGAGTATAGAAAAAAGTTCTACCCTTCTACTTTGTTGAATGGgtttgaaagaaagaaaaaagtcaAACGGAGAGAATCAGATTATAGTGGGCCAAAAAAACAGACTGGGCCAAGAACGTGCGTAGAAGAAGCCCATGAGCCGGCAGCTATATATGGCTGGCCCGGGGAGGATCGCAGTGCTCCACGTCTCGATCTCCCCGTTCCGATTCCTGATGGCCaccagccgccgcgccgccatggTGATGGCCACGagagccaagaagaggaggctggaagaagaagaaaaacaggagctcgtcgacgacttTATCAGCGGCCTCCCCGACGGCATCCTCTGCGACATCGTAACGCTCCTCCCCACCAGGGACGGCGCCCGCACGCAGGTCCTCTCCTCCCGGTGGCGGCACATATGGCGCTCCGCTCCCCTCAACCTCGACCTCCCTGAGCCATTGCGGCGCAGCCCAGCCAGCGACATCTCCCGCGTCCTCTCCGCACACccgggccccggccgccgctttTACGTAAGCTACCGCCGCGGCCTCAACCACTACAGCTTGGACATCGATACGATGACCCTCGATGGCTGGCTCCGGTCCCCCGCCATTGACGGCCTCCGGGAGCTCGAGATCCTCCTCGACCATTATCGCTGTATGGCTAAGCTGGTTTCACTGCCGCCATCGGTGCTCCGGTTCTccaccctcgccgtcgccagcTTCGAATCATGCGTCCTCCCAGATTGCGGTGCTACCCACTGGCCACATCTCAAGAAGCTGACCCTTTTCAGTGTCACGGTCTCGGAGAGCTCCCTACACGCGTTGCTCGCCGGCTGCTCTTCCATTGAGAGCTTGCTGCTACGTGACAACAGAGGCTTCTCTCGAGTGAAAATCGTGTCCCCTAGCCTCAGGAGCATCGGTGTGAGTTCTATTCGGGGACTCGATGACGACCCTAGGTTACGACAGCTCGTCATCGAGGACGCCCCTTGCCTAGAAAGGTTACTGTTTTTTTATGGACTGGGCATTGGCATCTCGGTAATCTCTGCGCCAAGGCTGGATATTCTGGGGAAACTCAAGGGCGTAGGCCATATGCTTCAATTTGGCACCACGGCTCTTCAGGTATAGGGGCATAGTTATTTTTCTCACCTTCATTCACGATGGATCCATGTCCCATAATTTGGCTGATCAATATTGTGTATAAATTCTATGCTTAATTTCACTCAGGGATCGCCCGTTGCTAGCTTGACGACGGTGGTGCCAAGTGTGAGGGTTCTAGCTTTATCTCATATGAAACCTTGTTTGGATGTGGTTATTAACTTGATGAAGTGCTTTCCTCACTTGGAGAATTTGCACATGAAGGTGACTCGTCTCTGAACCAACTAGAGTGTGCAGTTTGCAATCTTTAATTTTGGCGCTTATTAGTATTATGTCGAAAGCTAGGCTGACCAATTTTATGTTGGGTTTGCTTTTCCAGATAACACACGATGGGGAGGAAAATGCATGGTCTCATAAGTACCGGGAACCTATTGACATCCTTCTGAGAAAGATCGTGCTAGCATACTTTCATGATAGGAAGCTGCATATTGAATTTGCTAAGTTCTTTGTAATGAATGCAAGCGTGCTGGAGTCAATGACGCTTGAGTTAAAACATGGAAGTGTTGGCAACGACGCGTGGATTAGAAGACAACGTAGGCTGCTCCAGGTCAAAAAGAGGGCTTCGAAGGGTGCACGATTTGATTTTTTATCTCGTAATGGATCATTTAGTCTTCCTCGTGCCAATCAAGTACATGAAATGTCAATACTCGACCCCTTTCAAAGGGTTCGTCAGTAGGTCTGGCAACACCAACAAGA harbors:
- the LOC117842653 gene encoding putative F-box/LRR-repeat protein At4g15060, with translation MATSRRAAMVMATRAKKRRLEEEEKQELVDDFISGLPDGILCDIVTLLPTRDGARTQVLSSRWRHIWRSAPLNLDLPEPLRRSPASDISRVLSAHPGPGRRFYVSYRRGLNHYSLDIDTMTLDGWLRSPAIDGLRELEILLDHYRCMAKLVSLPPSVLRFSTLAVASFESCVLPDCGATHWPHLKKLTLFSVTVSESSLHALLAGCSSIESLLLRDNRGFSRVKIVSPSLRSIGVSSIRGLDDDPRLRQLVIEDAPCLERLLFFYGLGIGISVISAPRLDILGKLKGVGHMLQFGTTALQGSPVASLTTVVPSVRVLALSHMKPCLDVVINLMKCFPHLENLHMKITHDGEENAWSHKYREPIDILLRKIVLAYFHDRKLHIEFAKFFVMNASVLESMTLELKHGSVGNDAWIRRQRRLLQDEEEDEDEEHLGCINNRLPEDAIGVIVSTISRSLIIDVKSWCLKCLSVKRGNWLWKIE
- the LOC117842649 gene encoding secreted RxLR effector protein 161-like — translated: MEERLKLSHDSTAEEVDATHYRRLVGSLRYLAHMRLDLAFSVGYVSRFMQRPTTEHLQALKRILRYVAGTLNYDLHYLRYPWTAHFISYNDSNHVGNINTSKSTSRMFFFLGKCLVSWQPVKQQVVALSSCEAEYIAASSASTPALWLARLLGDLLDKDAEAVELRVDSKSALALAKNPIFHE